The DNA region TACACTGATCTCTATTTTGTTGATAAAAGATGGGAGAATGGGTAATGAAATGGTCAGTTCATTAGGAAAACTTACATTTTCCCTTATAAAATAGAGTATGTAACtcatatattaaaaatatctttACAAGAACATAAAATTTTCACTTCTTAAAGATGTATCTATGAAAACACTCATCttgggaaaaaggagaaaaatcataGTGCttacaagaataaaaaaaaatctctaaagaTACTCTTTCTGCAATTAGTATCTCAGTATTGAAGGTATTCCAACAAAGGCAGACcccttttaaaataaatgtataaataaatatatgtatatatatgaatgACAACTATGGAACCCTAAAATTGTATTTAGTTATTTTCTTTAGTTTGACACCTAAACAATATAAAAACACAGACCAGAAGGTACAAACAAGACTATGCTGATTTCCCAGGGCAAAACTTTTCCCCTCTCCACCCAAATAAAAGTGTGAGTTTTCCCATATTGTGAAAAATTAGATACATATAGGAAAAGTAGTGCTGGGTGTCAACCTTCATGAATTTTAGAGTCTACTTTCCTCCTCTAGTGAGGAAGTTGGCCATGCTACAACATGCTGTCCATGCCAGCATCACTTTTCTGACTTCCCAACATCCCCAGAAGAAGCCATGGAGTGTTTCTCCTAAAGGAAAGGTGagaatcagccagcaggagacaCCAACCCTCCACAGGTGACAACTTCTCCAAGCAAGCCCCACATCACAAATCCTTCCCAAGGCAACCCAAAGTTTTCTCATCAGCCACACACGCACCACCATTAGATGGTCCCAAACTCCTGCCCTGAAATGCACCTTGCAATCAGTCACTGTGTACACATTGTACATTAAAAGACACTTTTTTTGTTGAAGAAGAAGAAGGGCCTCATTTGACTTCTAGGTAACAAACTTTTTACATGGCCTGATCCCTCTCTGAGTTCCCCTGTGCTTTATGatgtttaattattatttttgtaaTTGATAGAGAAGTATCTTCCATCACTCCCTGCTTTATTATGTTTCCTGACTTCTTCTGCCTTACAAGGGAGGAAAGGATCAGACATTTGCTCACAAATTGTGACCTCAATGTGCCTCATGACATTGTCATATTTGATACCTCCCACTTCACTTGCATTTCCTGTATCCTCAGTACTGAGTGCAGTATATGAAATCCAATACCAAAAGTATTTCTTATGCCACTGAGGACAATAACAGATTTCCCAGATACCTGCTGCTAGGACAGCACCAGAAAAAAATCACAGGCATGgccaaaggaagaaggaaaatccTAGTAGGAGCCACTGTATCACAAATAAGTTAAAAtaattcagaaagaaaagaaaataaattcaagaACAGAGTTGCCTGTAACACCACAATCTAAATTCTGATTCCACATCTTGGAAAGGTTAGGGGTGTAAGAATTAACTTGTGGGCCCACTGAGTGAATGTTTTAATCTGTATCCATTGGTGTTAGAGAAGCTGCTACTCCTCCTTCCCAGAGCGTCACACCTTCTCCCCATCACACCTTTCACAGCCCCCAACTCAAGAAAGCAGGGAATTCCACCTGAGTGTGCAGCACCCCTGGCAATACTGACCACAGTCCTGGGATATCAGGCTGTTCAAGTAAGGGAAAGTGTTGCGCTTCATCTCATTGAGCTTCTCCTTGAGCTTCCTGACTTGGCTGTCGGAGCGGCTGATCCTCTGCCTCAGCAGCTTCAGCTCGCCGTTCTTCTTCTCCACCTGCTCGCGCAGGCAGCACACCTGGCTCTTGCTCTGCCGCGAGGAGAAGCAGTACGAGTGCAGGGAGTCGATGAGCTTGCAGGCGCCCGAGGCCGACATGATCACCTCGTTGATGGACATGGGGTTGGCGTCCGTGTCCCCCTTGCGCCCCAGCACGGCCTCGGCGGCGGGACGGGGGGTCAGGTCGGCCGGGGACGCCGACAGACCCTGCGAGGGTTTCTGGGGGGTGGCCGTGAGGGATGACGTCGGGGACGCTTCAGTGACGGCCTTGTCGTGCCCCAAGGgttggctgctgcagctgggctccACGTCTCTCTTTGGCCTTTTCCTTTCTAGCTGCTCCTTGGGGAGAGACGGCCTCTCCCTGGCGTGCTTGGAGGAAAAGCTGTACGAGTGCAGGGAGCCGATGAACTTGCAGGCACCGGAGGCCGGAGGGGTGAAATCGTCCACGGACACGCCGCTCCTGTCTGccacccagctccctgcccagctgcccctggcacaGTCCTTGCCAGGAGACCTCTCGGGCTTCACCTGCACCCCGGCCTTGGTGCCCAAATGATCCCCTAACGTCCTTCTGCGAGGGCCGTCCAGCTGGCTGTGGAGGGCCTGCTCCTCCTTGGGCACGGATCCTATTTCCTCTTTCAGAGTGGCCTCCTCCATCTCTTTCGTCCCTTGCATCACCATGAAGTCCTGGCCAGAAGATGGAGACCTGTGTGCTACCTCACCgcctccctcctgcagggcctccccaTCCTTCACCAGCACCTGCCTGGCTATTTTCCTTCTGCTCCTGACATAATCCAGCTTGCCGTGCTTCTTCTCCACCAGCTGGAAGatggtggggacagcagtgggctTCAGCAAGCGGTGATGGTCTTCCAGCCGCTTGAAGAAACTGTCTTTGGTGAAGTGCTCGCTGCAGAGAAAGGAATACTTGGTGGGAGTCCAGTTGTCTCTCTGAACAGCTTTCAGCCACTGAATCAAGCGCTTCGAATCCTTCAGAGGGAATCTGAAAGGGGAACAGAGAAAACCCGCTAAAAAACAAGCTACATTTCGGGAATCAGAAGGGCTGGTACTTTAAGAATTGCAgaaccatggaatcatagaaCTGTTGAGGTAGGAGAAGACCTTTGAGGTGACCAAGTCCAAGGTGACGGCTTGGtttaggagattttggggaaagtTGTGTTTTGGGAAGTTACGCTCATTTACAAATGAAATTACACTCATTTAAGAATTATTTCACTTTGGTCTGAAACATTTCATATTCATTCGCTGCGTCAACAGCTCCACTTCACAACAAGCGTAGGACACAAAGGTGCTGTTTCCATTTCCATCAGCAGTCGATCCATTACTCCGCTCACCAGCCCCAGGAGGAACAAACAGCCTGTCCCCAAGGAATGGGGATGTGCCCACCACCAAAGCGCCCAGCTCAGCCAGCACGCTGCCCAGCGTAACCCGGCTGCTGCTCACACCGAGTGTGCTTAATAACATTTAATTAGCtgtagaaatgcctgcagtacacgAAAGCCCCTGAGCAGGAGAGCCGGGCTCCGTTTCCAATGGGACTCCCGAGACAGGGACTTTTCCCGGGGACTCACGGCCGGCAGCATCCCCAGCGAGGGCTGAGGCGGCGGGGCACGGACCGGGGGAGGGTCGGGGTGACAGGCCGGGAGGGCCCGGCCCCATGGCGAGGGGCGCTCCCGCTGCCCGCCCGGGGCTGCACGATCCGGGAGCCCCGAGCCGGTCTCCCCTGAGGGAAACAAAGAGCGGTCGCTGCCGTGGGGGCCCGGGGAAGGGAGCGGGATTGGGACCGGGGAGCGGGCGGCCCAGCCGCGGCACTTGCGGCGGGCCGCCCTTACCTGTGGAAGGAGACGGCGCCGTGGCGCGCCTTGCCCTGCCGGTTAGAGCAGTTGGCGGCGGCGCAGCAGATCACCATCTccgaccgccgccgccgccctcggccggccgggcccgccccggcccccgccccggcccccgccccggccccggccccgccgcgccgccgtaCGGCAAGATGGCGGAGCCGGGTCACCCCGGCGCCCCTCGCCGGTGGGGAAGGGGTTTCTGTACGGCACAACATGGCGGCCGCCACATGGCCGCCGCCATTTTGGCCGGGCTGCAGCTGTACGGCGCTAGGTAGGTGGGGAAAGGGGGGTTCGCTCCCGGGGCCTCTCGCTTGCCTCGTCGGCGCAGCTGGGCGTCCGCCTCCCGACGAGCCGCTCGGTCCGTGGCAGCCGAGCCCTGAAAGGCGTCTCCGAGTGGGGCGGGCATGGTGGAAGGGCTTACTCTCACGGGGAACGgaggggcggggctgggccggCTCCGTACAACACCATGGCGGCGCCCGTTTATCACATCATTCTTAGGTGTACGTGTCACAGGACCCGCCCGTCGGCGCTCTGCGCAAGGAGCCGAACGCTCACACTCCGCGCCGCCCTCTAGCCCCAACCTCAGCCCCTCCGCCTGCCCGCTGCCGCCCCGCGCTCCGCTTTGCCGCTCCGTACGGCAACATGGCAGCTCCCTGCCCGCGGCCACAGGCGCGTGGCGCCGTGCTGTGACGAGACCACCGACAGCCAATCAGCGCGGGGGCCGGCGGCGAGCGGCGCTCCCATTGGCCGGGAGAGGCGCGTCGCGCCAGCAGCCGCGCAGGGCCGCGCCGGGCGTGAGAGTCGGCGGCGGCCGCAGCCTCGGTGGGGCCGCCATGGACGCAGGTGGGTCCCGGGCGGGCCCTGCCCGCGGCGCGGCGGCCGCGCTTCCCCTCGGGGCTCCCCGGCCTggctcagcccggcccggcggccGCTCGAGGCCCGCGGCTCCGCGGCGCGGCCTCCCCGGGCAAGGCGCCGCTTTCCGCCCTGGGCACGGCCCTGGGAGCCGCGGCCCTCCGGGACCGGCCGCCCCTCTGGTGGGGCGAAGGGGAaggcggcggctgcggggccgcCGGGCGGCGAGTCCCCCTTGCCCTCCACAGCTCCACTGCTGCCGTCGTTCCTCGAAAGCTCGGAGCTCTGCCGGAGCCGGGTCGGGTCTGCCCGGGGGGAACCGGAGCGGGGACAGGGCTGGAGTCTCCCCCGTGCTTgaggggcaggagggcagcgTGGGGGTAAGAGAGGGACTTTGGAGCGGTGAGAAGGTGCCTCGGGGGTAAAAAGGCGACCCAGCCACGCATCACCCTCACAGAGGGCTCTAGCAAAGCTGCTGGTGGTAGAGATTTTGGTTTCGTGCGGGGTAAAGTAAAAATAAGTGTTCGCACTTGTGTTGGGACCCGCTTCCCTCCAGCCTGAGCGTAGTAGCGGCTCCCACCCCCTCGGCGGAGAGAAGTGTTGTTCCACAGCAACAAACGCTTCCCTGGGCTCCTCCTCCGCATGGCCAGCACGGTGTGCCgggatccctgtcccctgtccctccccagggCTCTCCTGGCTTGGTTCGGCCTTTGTGCCGCTGTTGGTGTCACTGTGGTCCGGCTGAGAGCGTCCCCAATGTCACATGTGAGCCTGCACCCTGCTCCGGGAGATGTGTCTGCTTTCCCTTGGTGTGAAGGCAAAGGAAAACTTGGCTGTGGTGGGTGGTggggctggaggagaggaggaggaggagaatctCTGGGCTCAAGCCCCTCTGTGAGAATTCTCTGTGAGAATCTCTCAAGCCCCTCAAGGCTCAAGCACCTCTGTGTCCAGCCGTGCTCCTGAGATGGTCAGCGAGCTGACAGCAAAACTTGGAACTGTTTGCTTCAGGCCTTCAAGAAAGCACCACCCTTCAGCAGCCTGACTTTCCTCACTGTCTGTCTCCTAACTCCTTGTTGGTGCGCAGATAATCAGGATTTGTCTTGTTTGAAGGAGGTTGAAAATATTTAATCTTTCTTCTGCAAGGGGCATTGAGCTGTTTGGTGTTTTTCAGCAATGTGTTTTACTAAAGTGTTAAATTTACCTTCTCTTCTTGACTATCTCTGAAATGTTCCACATCCACTTGTGTTCCTCCTGTGCCTTGGGTGAGGTGCCTGTATCAGCTAAAGGAGAGATCATCCACCTCATTTCTGATCCTTAGTTGGATGTGAAAGGATTTGGGAAGGCATGAGAGCCTTTTCAGAGAAGGGAGAAGCCCCGGGagcagtttgggaagggaagtgtggcagtgccaggcttCAAAGCTCAGCTTCTCTCATTTTTTCTGAGGAGTTCTTCAGCATCAGGCTGCCCGTGGTGGTTGGTGCTGTGAAAATCACCTGCTGTGTTTCTGTTGGAGTCACCCGAGCCTGCACTTGTTGTTACTTGTTTCCCAGAGTTGATGCTGAAGCAGATggctctggctgtgctccctcaggGGCTGTCACAGGCCTGGCCTCCAGCAGGTTTGCAAACTGGCAGCAGCACTCAGGGGCTGCTCCCGGCGCCCAGCTGTGCCTCTGGGTGTGCTCGATACAAGTTGGGACAATGTTTTtgtccccagtgtggcattgTGCTGATTAAGGCTATGAGAAAggaggggaaatgggaaatgtcGCTTTCTACCCTAATCCTGTGTGTTTAGAGGTGATGGAGCAcatttcctgtgaggaaaggctggaaagctgggggtgttcacctggagagcagagggctctggggagacctgagagcctcttccagggcctgaaggggctccaggagagctggagagggactggggacaaaggatggagtgacaggacacagggaatggcttcccactgccaaagggttagatgggatatagGGAAGgagttgttccctgtgagggtgatgaggccctgggacagttgcccacagaagctgtggctgcccctggatccctggaattgttcctgGACAGGGCTTGAAACACCCTGGTCtattggaaggtgtccctgcccatggcagggggtggaatgagatgagccttgaggttccttccagcccaaaccatcctgggattctgctGTGGCATGTACAAAGCTCTGCCTTTCCTGCTGAGGCTTTCTGCAGATGCCATGGGGCAGCAATCCAGGCAGCCTCCCCTCACTCCCAGTGCGTGCAGGGCTCCTGGAAAGCAAGGCTGCCTTTCAGGGTGAGCTGTGCAGGGCTGACACTCTGCTTTTTAACTCTAAAACCTTGTGAAGTTGAGCTGCTGTGTTTGATGTGCAGAGACTGCACATCCTTCTctgcagaaactgctgctccactGTCCTGGATGCTCAGAGGTCGGTAGTTAAAATAGACTGAGGGCTTTCTGAAGGTGAAGCTTTG from Melospiza melodia melodia isolate bMelMel2 chromosome 12, bMelMel2.pri, whole genome shotgun sequence includes:
- the THAP4 gene encoding peroxynitrite isomerase THAP4 isoform X1, producing MVICCAAANCSNRQGKARHGAVSFHRFPLKDSKRLIQWLKAVQRDNWTPTKYSFLCSEHFTKDSFFKRLEDHHRLLKPTAVPTIFQLVEKKHGKLDYVRSRRKIARQVLVKDGEALQEGGGEVAHRSPSSGQDFMVMQGTKEMEEATLKEEIGSVPKEEQALHSQLDGPRRRTLGDHLGTKAGVQVKPERSPGKDCARGSWAGSWVADRSGVSVDDFTPPASGACKFIGSLHSYSFSSKHARERPSLPKEQLERKRPKRDVEPSCSSQPLGHDKAVTEASPTSSLTATPQKPSQGLSASPADLTPRPAAEAVLGRKGDTDANPMSINEVIMSASGACKLIDSLHSYCFSSRQSKSQVCCLREQVEKKNGELKLLRQRISRSDSQVRKLKEKLNEMKRNTFPYLNSLISQDCETPQLNPVMEPLSWMLGTWLSDPPGDGTFPTMKPFQYLEEVHISHVGQPMLNFSFNAFHPDTRKPMHRECGFIRLKPDTNKVAFISAQNTGLVEVEEGEVNGQELSIASHSIARISFAKKPHVEQITRKFRLNSDGKLEQTVSMATTTQPMTQHLHITYKKVTP